A single genomic interval of Pyrobaculum arsenaticum DSM 13514 harbors:
- the lipB gene encoding lipoyl(octanoyl) transferase LipB, whose product MRIFILGRTKYQEAWALMKRIHDEVASGVSEEMILVTEHDHVITVGRHGRLNNVLRRELPIYVVERGGDATYHGPGQAVVYPVVRLRGGVRSYLWALEEAVIRTLDKYGISAGRREDHRGVWVGGKKIASVGIAVERGVAYHGVAVYVNPHMEYFYHINPCGLPPSVITSMRQLGVEADVFEVGYAVAANLETLLQRQERLKTRCESLRRIP is encoded by the coding sequence ATGAGGATCTTCATCCTAGGGAGGACCAAATACCAGGAGGCTTGGGCGTTGATGAAGAGGATACACGACGAAGTCGCGAGTGGGGTCTCCGAGGAGATGATCCTAGTTACGGAGCACGACCACGTCATCACGGTGGGGCGGCACGGCAGGCTCAACAACGTCTTGCGCAGGGAGTTGCCCATATACGTGGTGGAGAGAGGCGGCGACGCCACGTACCACGGCCCCGGCCAAGCCGTTGTGTACCCCGTGGTGAGACTCAGAGGAGGGGTTAGGAGCTACCTCTGGGCGCTCGAGGAGGCCGTCATCCGGACCCTTGACAAGTACGGCATATCGGCCGGCCGCCGCGAGGACCACAGAGGGGTCTGGGTCGGCGGCAAGAAGATAGCCAGCGTCGGGATAGCGGTGGAGCGCGGAGTTGCCTACCACGGCGTCGCCGTATATGTGAACCCGCACATGGAGTACTTCTACCACATAAACCCCTGCGGGCTTCCGCCGTCTGTCATCACGTCCATGAGGCAGCTCGGCGTCGAGGCCGACGTCTTCGAGGTGGGATACGCAGTTGCCGCCAACCTAGAGACCTTGCTACAACGACAAGAGCGGTTGAAAACTCGTTGCGAATCGCTGAGGCGCATCCCTTAG